The nucleotide sequence CGAGCGGCTACAGCCGAGAAGCAAAGCGTCGCCGTGGGTGAGTCATCCTGCGCGGCATGGGTACGAAACGGCAACAGGCCCTAGTTGTGTAAAGCCACCAGGTTGTTCAGGCCGAGGGTGCTGATGGGTGTGTGGTAGTCGAGACTGGCATGGGGGCGATGCCAGTTATAGTCATGCAGCCAGTGGGGCAGATGGGCGGCACGCTGATCGGCATTGTCATAGGCGCGAGCATAGGCCCATTCGTGCAGCGCGGTCTGGATCAGCCGCTCGGCTTTGCCGTTGGTGCGCGGCCGGTAGGGCCGTGTCCTCTTGTGTTTGAGCCCGAGTCGCCGACAAGCCTTGGCGAAGACAGCCGACTTGTAACAGCCGCCGTTATCGGTCAGCACGCGGTCGAATCGTACGCCCAGGTGCCGGTAATAGCGCAAAGCGGCTATCAGGGCGCGAACGGCACTCGGTCCCGTTTCATCCGGCCAGATTGTCGCGTGACTGACGCGGCTGTGATCGTCGATGGCCACGTGGACATGGTCCCAGCCTGCGCCGCGTGAACGTCCGGCTTGTCGATTGCCGGTCACGCGGTGACCGGGGCGCTCGAAGCGGCCGAGCTTCTTGATATCGAGATGCAGCAGATCGCCGGGTGCCTCGCGAGTATAGCGCTTGACCGGCGGCGCGGGATCCAGCGCGGACAGTCGGTTCAGGCCGGCTCGCTGAAGCACGCGTGCGATCGTGGTCACGGGCACGCCCAGTTCGCGACTGATCGCGCGATAGATACGCCGCTCACGCCGCAAGGCCACGATCCGCTGCCGGGTTGCCTCGGATAGCCGATGGGGGCAACGAGCCGGTCGCGAACTGCGTTCATACAAGCCGGACTGACCGTGCTCGCGATATCGGGCCAGCCACTTGTAAGCGGTCCGCGCGCTCACGCCCATGGCCTGCGCCGCTTCGACCGGGCGCTGACCCTGTTGAAGGATTCGACGGACCAACAGGTCTCGACCATGAACGGTCAAACGCGCATTCTTGTGGGTGTTCATCCGGGTCACTCCTGAAGCTTGAAGGATTCGACACCCATCAGTTTCAGGGCGGTCGGCTCGGATGAACAACCTACTGAAAGATCACAACTAGTGAGCGCCGCTGGCAAACAGCCCCATGAGCAGCGCCCGGCGCATGCGGTCCGGCAGGGCGTGCCCATTGACGCGCATCGTCTTGTGATCCATGTAGAACGAACTCTCGATGGCGCCCTTTTGCATCCCGATCAGTCTTTCCTGCGCCAGATTCGCCAATGCCTTGCGCCCTTTGGCCGGTTCTTCGCTCTGCGCCAGCAGCCACTGCATCACCGGCTTGTCAACATGCGCCGAAGCCTTGACGGCGGCGCGCTGAAGCAACCCCGAGAGGCGATCGGCGCGATCGGGATTCGACAGAACCGTGGCCGGCTGCAGCGAGGCCGTCACCTGCATGCCGGCCGCGCCGCGACCGGTATCCAGCGTCGGCAGGCCGATCTGCAGCACGCTGTCATCGGTAAGCAAGCCGGGCAGGCGCTTGAGCATCAAGGCACCGATCCGGGCGTTGATCCGCTTGACCTCATCCGCGTCGGCCCCGACGCGCTGTCGTTGGTATGGCTGGATGGCGTCCAACAGTGCCAGCACCCGGTGCGCGTTCAAGTCCTTGAACCCGGCTTCCAGCGTGGCCGCATGGATCTTGAGCGCCGCAGTCGAGGCATCGCGCGACGGTAGAGCCAAGTCGCGCAGCTTCAACGCCGTATGAAAGTTCCAGCGATTGGCTTTCGGCACGCTCGAGCGGCTTTCCAACGCGCCACTGAAGGTCATGTTGTGCCTGTTGCCCGGCCCACGAAAAAAGACCTGGCCGAACTCGACATCGCTGCGCCCGACCAGATCGCGGGGCTGCAACTCGTCGAGCCCACCGCTGCGCAGCCGCGCGCCCTGCGCGGTCAGCGTGAGATTCTTGTAGCCGCTCGTCACCCCGTCGCGCTGCAGCCGCAGGCCGGGCGATTTCAGCGTCAGATGCTGTTTATCGTCGACGCGCAGTTGACCGTCCAGGCCCTGCCACACGACATGCACTTGTCGGCCGTCATGGTCGGTGACGTCACCCTCGAGCTGCCCCGCGTGGATGGTAGTCGTACTGTCGCCATCGAAATCGACCGTGGTATGCGCGCTCACCACCGGCTTGTCGCGCCCCTTCGTCAGGGCGAGATTGGCGGCCGACCAATGTGTTTTGATGGTGGCGAGGTTGAAACCCGGGAGCGGCCCGTGGTGGATGGCGTAGTGCAGCGTGACCCGGCGCGTGCCAAGCCTGGCCGTGGTCGTCGCATCGGCCGAAAACCAGTGGCGACGATAGGCCGTCACGCGGATCGGAATATCCGTGCGCTGGCTGATGGCCGCCACCTGTGCCCGAAAACGGCTTTCCACCGTTTGACCTATGAAATACGGCGCCACGAGGGCCGCCCCGCCGACAACCACGACGACCGCAGCCGCCCCTAAAACGAGTTTCCTTGCCATGAAACGGCCTCCCCCACTTGGTGCTCGCGGTTACAAACCCGGACTGTAGCAGCGCCCTTCGCCACCGGCCGGGCGGATGCGCTCGCCGCCATCGTTCAACGTTGCGGCGGCAATCCCGCCGCCGAGCGGGTCACAACAGATTCACGAGCCCGCCCGGATCGTACGCGATCCGTCCGCGGCACACAGTCAACCGGACGCGCAGATCGGCATCCAATATCACCAGATCGGCATCGAAGCCCTCGGCGAGCGATCCCTTGCGATCGGCAATATCCAGATCGTGGGCGGCATTCGTACTGCTCATCGCGATGGCGTCGGCCAGCTCGCAACCGGTGAAATCGAGCAGATTGCGGAACGCGACATCGAAGGTAAGCACGCTGCCGGCCAGTGTGCCATTCGCGAGCCGCGCCTGGCCGTTGGCCACCGTCACCGGCTGCCC is from Salinisphaera sp. LB1 and encodes:
- a CDS encoding DUF945 family protein, whose amino-acid sequence is MARKLVLGAAAVVVVVGGAALVAPYFIGQTVESRFRAQVAAISQRTDIPIRVTAYRRHWFSADATTTARLGTRRVTLHYAIHHGPLPGFNLATIKTHWSAANLALTKGRDKPVVSAHTTVDFDGDSTTTIHAGQLEGDVTDHDGRQVHVVWQGLDGQLRVDDKQHLTLKSPGLRLQRDGVTSGYKNLTLTAQGARLRSGGLDELQPRDLVGRSDVEFGQVFFRGPGNRHNMTFSGALESRSSVPKANRWNFHTALKLRDLALPSRDASTAALKIHAATLEAGFKDLNAHRVLALLDAIQPYQRQRVGADADEVKRINARIGALMLKRLPGLLTDDSVLQIGLPTLDTGRGAAGMQVTASLQPATVLSNPDRADRLSGLLQRAAVKASAHVDKPVMQWLLAQSEEPAKGRKALANLAQERLIGMQKGAIESSFYMDHKTMRVNGHALPDRMRRALLMGLFASGAH
- a CDS encoding IS481 family transposase; the protein is MNTHKNARLTVHGRDLLVRRILQQGQRPVEAAQAMGVSARTAYKWLARYREHGQSGLYERSSRPARCPHRLSEATRQRIVALRRERRIYRAISRELGVPVTTIARVLQRAGLNRLSALDPAPPVKRYTREAPGDLLHLDIKKLGRFERPGHRVTGNRQAGRSRGAGWDHVHVAIDDHSRVSHATIWPDETGPSAVRALIAALRYYRHLGVRFDRVLTDNGGCYKSAVFAKACRRLGLKHKRTRPYRPRTNGKAERLIQTALHEWAYARAYDNADQRAAHLPHWLHDYNWHRPHASLDYHTPISTLGLNNLVALHN